In the genome of Dioscorea cayenensis subsp. rotundata cultivar TDr96_F1 chromosome 1, TDr96_F1_v2_PseudoChromosome.rev07_lg8_w22 25.fasta, whole genome shotgun sequence, one region contains:
- the LOC120263568 gene encoding probable aquaporin TIP-type RB7-5A — translation MVKLAFGSLGDSFSVGSLKSYLAEFIATLLFVFAGVGSAIAYSKLTADAALDPPGLVAVAIAHALALFVGVAIAANISGGHLNPAVTFGLAIGGNITIITGIFYWIAQLLGSTVACLLLKFVTHAKTVPTHGVAAGMSEIEGAVMEIIITFALVYTVYATAADPKKGSLGTIAPIAIGFIVGANILAAGPFSGGSMNPARSFGPAVVGGDFSGHWVYWVGPLIGGGLAGLVYGDIFIGCYQPVPAEYP, via the exons atggtgaagTTGGCATTTGGAAGCTTGGGTGACTCATTTAGTGTTGGATCACTCAAATCATACTTAGCCGAATTTATTGCCACACTTCTCTTTGTATTTGCCGGTGTTGGCTCTGCCATTGCTTACA GTAAACTAACAGCTGATGCGGCCTTAGACCCACCTGGTTTAGTAGCCGTGGCCATAGCACACGCACTCGCATTATTCGTCGGTGTAGCAATAGCCGCAAATATTTCCGGTGGTCATCTAAACCCGGCCGTCACATTCGGTCTAGCCATCGGCGGTAACATCACTATCATCACCGGAATATTCTACTGGATAGCCCAATTGCTCGGTTCAACCGTAGCATGTTTACTACTTAAATTCGTCACACATGCTAAg ACGGTGCCGACGCACGGCGTGGCGGCGGGGATGAGCGAGATCGAAGGAGCAGTGATGGAGATCATCATCACCTTCGCCCTCGTCTACACCGTTTACGCCACCGCCGCTGATCCGAAGAAGGGATCTCTTGGGACCATTGCGCCGATCGCGATCGGATTCATCGTCGGCGCTAATATCCTCGCCGCCGGCCCCTTTAGTGGCGGATCTATGAACCCAGCTCGATCTTTTGGCCCGGCGGTGGTCGGCGGTGATTTCTCCGGCCATTGGGTTTATTGGGTGGGGCCTCTCATCGGCGGTGGCCTCGCCGGACTTGTTTATGgagatatttttattggatgTTATCAACCAGTCCCTGCTGAATATCCTTGA